The Mangifera indica cultivar Alphonso unplaced genomic scaffold, CATAS_Mindica_2.1 Un_0052, whole genome shotgun sequence genome includes a window with the following:
- the LOC123206877 gene encoding thioredoxin-like 2, chloroplastic, with protein MADFIRVSSFHSLRFSSSLVLCSFTSTLNALPPNQILGNKFFPLVYSSAAGFSRLSFTPKKHFLSLKVNATVTQTDQPKWWEKNAPNMIDIHSTQEFLGALSQAGDKLVIVEFYGSWCASCRALYPKLCRTAEEHPEILFLKVNFDENKPMCKSLNVKVLPYFHFYRGADGQLESFSCSLAKFQKIKDAIQQHNTARCSIGPPKGVGDLSLEAISSPVDKPAG; from the exons ATGGCAGATTTTATTCGGGTATCTTCTTTTCATTCGCTTCGCTTTTCGTCTTCTTTGGTGCTCTGTTCGTTCACCTCCACGTTGAATGCTCTCCCACCTAATCAGATTCTAGGCAATAAATTTTTTCCTCTTGTTTATTCTTCTGCTGCTGGTTTTTCTCGCCTTTCTTTCACACCCAAGAAGCACTTTCTCTCTTTGAAG GTCAATGCAACTGTTACGCAAACTGACCAGCCAAAATGGTGGGAAAAGAATGCTCCAAATATGATTGACATTCATTCTACACAAGAGTTTTTGGGGGCATTAAGTCAAGCTGGAGATAAATTAGTCATTGTTGAATTTTATGGAAGCTGGTGTGCTTCTTGCCGAGCATTATATCCAAAG CTCTGCAGGACAGCTGAGGAACACCCTGAAATCTTATTCCTGAAAGTGAACTTTGATGAGAACAAGCCCATGTGTAAAAGTTTGAATGTGAAGGTTCTTccttattttcacttttatcgAGGAGCCGATGGACAGCTGGAATCATTTTCATGTTCACTTGCTAAG TTTCAAAAGATAAAAGATGCTATCCAACAGCATAACACGGCTCGATGCAGTATAGGTCCGCCCAAAGGAGTCGGAGATCTGAGTCTTGAAGCTATTTCCTCTCCAGTAGACAAACCAGCTGGATGA
- the LOC123206876 gene encoding cytidine deaminase 1-like, with amino-acid sequence MDRPRFVIEAAEAKSLAHKSGLTIHQLLPTLVKSAKTLARPPISNYHVGVVGLGSSGRIFFGGNLEFPGLPLHHSVHAEQFLVTNLILNAEPGLQCFAVSSAPCGHCRQFLQEIRNASDIKIAVTSSSDENKKQQQEDHGCNYYTLSHFLPDRFGPDDLLEKDVPLLLETHQNGLSFGNDDGGGEEDDGSHQCCNGDVSGSLKFAALEAANKSHAPYSKCPSGVAIKDSEGKVYKGSYTESAAYNPSLGPVQAALVAYVASGNGGGYERIVEAVLVETEGGVVRQEQTARLLLQVISPKCQFKVFHCKRASC; translated from the coding sequence ATGGATCGACCCAGATTCGTGATCGAGGCCGCTGAAGCCAAATCCCTGGCACACAAATCCGGTCTCACAATCCACCAACTCCTCCCTACTTTAGTCAAATCTGCCAAAACTCTCGCCCGCCCGCCCATCTCTAACTACCACGTCGGCGTAGTGGGACTCGGCTCTTCGGGTCGGATTTTCTTCGGGGGTAACCTCGAATTCCCGGGTCTCCCTCTCCATCACTCCGTTCACGCTGAGCAGTTCCTCGTCACCAACCTGATCCTCAATGCGGAGCCCGGTCTCCAATGCTTCGCCGTCTCATCCGCCCCCTGCGGTCACTGCCGCCAATTCTTGCAGGAAATCCGGAACGCTTCCGATATCAAAATCGCCGTGACGTCATCATCCGATGAGAACAAAAAACAACAACAGGAAGATCATGGATGTAATTATTACACGTTGTCGCATTTTCTACCGGACAGGTTCGGCCCAGATGATTTGCTGGAAAAGGATGTTCCTTTGCTCTTGGAAACTCACCAGAACGGCTTGTCTTTTGGGAATGACGACGGCGGCGGTGAGGAGGATGATGGTTCTCACCAGTGTTGTAACGGTGACGTGTCGGGGAGTTTAAAGTTTGCAGCTTTAGAGGCTGCGAACAAGTCTCATGCGCCGTACAGTAAGTGCCCATCTGGGGTAGCGATTAAGGATTCTGAAGGGAAGGTTTATAAGGGGTCTTATACAGAGTCGGCGGCGTATAATCCAAGCTTGGGTCCTGTACAGGCGGCCCTGGTGGCTTACGTGGCGAGTGGAAATGGCGGTGGGTATGAGAGGATTGTGGAGGCGGTGTTAGTGGAGACAGAGGGCGGAGTTGTGAGGCAAGAACAGACAGCTCGATTACTTTTGCAGGTGATTTCGCCCAAGTGTCAGTTTAAGGTTTTTCATTGTAAAAGGGCTTCTTGTTGA